TGCGGGCTTTGGTATTACAGGAGCTATAGAGGAATTTACTGATGAGCAGATGAACAGCCAGTTAGATGTGAACTTATATGCACCTATCGAAATTACAAGAGCCGTGTTGCCTTATTTGCGTAAACAACGTTCAGGCAGCATTTTAAATGTGAGTTCAGTTGGTGGTAGAGTTGGTTCCGCAGGATTTTCTATGTACCAGGCAGCAAAGTTCGGTTTACAAGGATTTACCGAGGTTTTAAGTAAAGAAGTTGCCGCATTTGGCATCAAAGTTACATCTATTGAACCAGGTGGTTTTCGTACCGATTGGGCAAGCAATTCAATGACTTACGCCGAACCAATTGATGATTACAAAAATATCCTGCAATCTCTTAAAGATTATCTCAAAGACATTATGCCGTTAGGAAATCCTGACAAAGCTGCACAAGTTATAATTGATTTGGTAGAACATCCAGAACCACCTGTTCACTTGGTTTTGGGTTCAGATGCTGTGGCTATTTTAGAAGTCGTTGATGCAGATAGAAAAGCAGAATTTGAGAAATGGAAATCCATAAGCATTTCTACCGACTTTGATGATGTAGAAAATCCGTGGCTTTCTGAAGAGAGAAGACAAGCTATTTTAAAAGTAAAATAATAATCGAATGAAAAAATTAGAAGGAAAAGTAGCCATTGTAACAGGGGCATCCAAAGGTATCGGTGCGGGTATTGCCAGAGCATTTGCCGAGGAAGGAGCCAGTGTAGTAGTCAATTACGCAAGTGATAAAGTAAGCGCAGAAAATATCGTAAATGAAATTATCGCAAAGGACGGTAAAGCTATTGCAATATATGCCGATGTTTCAAAAGAAGCAGAAGTAAAGAAGATGTTTGAAGAAGCAAATACAGCGTTTGGTCGTTTGGATATTTTGATAAACAATGCGGGTGTTTTCAAATCAATCCCTATAGAAGAAATAAGCGTAGAGGAGTTCAACCGTCATTACAGTATCAATGTTCTTGGGAATCTTTTGGCGACAAGAGAAGCAGTTAAATATTT
This genomic stretch from Chitinophaga sp. XS-30 harbors:
- a CDS encoding SDR family NAD(P)-dependent oxidoreductase — encoded protein: MKKLEGKVAIVTGASKGIGAGIARAFAEEGASVVVNYASDKVSAENIVNEIIAKDGKAIAIYADVSKEAEVKKMFEEANTAFGRLDILINNAGVFKSIPIEEISVEEFNRHYSINVLGNLLATREAVKYFGEKGGSIINMTSVVSEKGVPTYSIYSGTKGAVQSITHALAAELGPKNIRVNAIAPGAIETEGTQVDFGGGVAEQYIKATPLRRMGFPKDVAKVAVFLASDDSEFLTDSRIEVSGGLK
- a CDS encoding oxidoreductase encodes the protein MSKTWFITGSSRGLGKSLTKAVLEKGDNVAATARTPQQLNDLVEKYPNQILTLQLDVANKKQIHSAVEQAIKHFGRIDVLVNNAGFGITGAIEEFTDEQMNSQLDVNLYAPIEITRAVLPYLRKQRSGSILNVSSVGGRVGSAGFSMYQAAKFGLQGFTEVLSKEVAAFGIKVTSIEPGGFRTDWASNSMTYAEPIDDYKNILQSLKDYLKDIMPLGNPDKAAQVIIDLVEHPEPPVHLVLGSDAVAILEVVDADRKAEFEKWKSISISTDFDDVENPWLSEERRQAILKVK